The following DNA comes from Musa acuminata AAA Group cultivar baxijiao chromosome BXJ1-4, Cavendish_Baxijiao_AAA, whole genome shotgun sequence.
CAGATCTTTTAAAGATCGCATCGTAACCCCCACACCCGACTCCAGCTCCTATCGTATCCTTCATGACCAATCTCGTTCCTGagatagagaagaagaagacgaagatctTTACATGGTTTGTTTTTCCATCTACCTTAAACAAATGCTGAATCTTTTGACCTGTTTCTCTTACGTAGGCTGTATGCATCTCATCTGATATTGTTGGTGCAACGCCAGTGATCTTTGAAACCATGATGCTTCCACCCGACCAAGTCTCGGCGCGGGCCGTCGGCGTCGTCCTCGGCTCCCTCTTGATTCTGGTCTTCACCTACGCCTGCTTGTGGCCGACGGAGATGTCGATGAGCTTCTTCCGCTCTGAACGTTCGCTCGACGCAGTAAGTTGCACGCTTCATCGAGATTCGATATGATGATTCCAATCATGGAGAAAGCAGTAAAGTTACTTGTGAAATTGTTGCCCAGGAAGAACTAGAGAGAGCTCTACAGGGCGCGTCCATGATGAACAGGACGCTGGTCATCAGCCGAGTAAACAAGGAGCAAGCAGAGGAGAATGGCATGCTACGCCTCTTTCTCCGAAGCTTGCAAGAAGGGGAGGGGACGGAGTTCTTGATCAAACACATCCTCTTCGTGGCCGTTGATGAGATCGCTTTCGACCGGTGCACCATCCTGAAGCTTAATTGCTACCGGTTGCCATCCATGGAGCCTCTGAATCCTTCCGAAGAGCTGGTTTTATCTGGTGGTCTCGACATGATGTGGGGAACAGGTCTCCTCCTTGGAGAAGTCCTGAGGCATGGTTATAGCTTTATATTCACAGTAAGTAAATGACGACACTGAAGCGATGGAAGCTTAAGTAGCACTCACCAAAACTAATGCcatgatctcttcttcttcttacgaCTCTCAGGATCTGGATGTAATGTGGCTGAGAAATCCATTCCCGATGCTAAGCTATGCCGGAGAAGACATGCAAATATACAATGGAGAACCTAATAATTCTTCCCACTTCTTCTTCGGCTCTGGTTTCTATTCCGTAGCTGCAAACAACAGAACCATCGCATTATTCGATCAGCTGTATGCTGCAAGGATCGACTCCAAGATCATGAATGGAAAGGACATGTTGACGTTTCTTTTAAGATCTATATCTCGGGACGCCTTTCAGCGGCTGGGGTTGAAAGTGCATGTCTTGGACGCAGTATACTTCGGTGGTCTCTCTCAGGAAGCCATTGACATCACGAAAGTGACGACAGTGCATGCGGACTGCTGCCCCAGCGAGGAGGCCAAGCTTGCCGATCTGACTGCGCTCGTCGATGCTTGGAAGACATATCACAGGAAATCGAATGTCACATTGCTAGTGCGCAATGCCTGCACACAGTCAATGAATGTAAGTTTTAGATGCAACTAATAAGCGATTCAATGTCTGGTTCTTATCGAAGGCTGCATCTCGTTTTGGATTTGGTCAGACATCAGTTGCATCCAAAGACGAAGATGAGCTTGGAAGAGCGTTGCAGGGAGCTTCCATGGCGAACAAGACTGTGATAATAAGTGTTCTAAACAAGGCTTACGTCGAGGAGAACGGCATGTTGGACCTCTTCCTTCGGAGCTTGCGGGAAGGCGAGGACACAGGGCTTTTGATCAAACACCTTGTCCTCGTGGCAGTCGACAAGACGGCCTTCGACCGATGCCGTGCCCTGGGACTCCACTGCTTCCAGCTCGTCACCGATGGCGTCGACTTCTCCAAGGAGGAACTTTACATGTCCGACGACTTCATCAAGATGATGTGGAGCAGGACTCTCTTCCTAGGAAATGTCCTCAGGCGAGGATACAACTTCATCTTCACAGTGAGTTACTTCATCTTCGTCGAGTCTCACACCCCATTTACTTACTCACCTGTCGTCGTCGTTGCTGTCAGGACATGGATGTGATGTGGCTAAGAAACCCATTCTCCCAACTGCATCATCAAGGAGAAGACCTGGAGATTAGCTGCGACAGATACAATGGCCAACCTTTCGACCAATCCAACTCCATCAACACAGGCTTCTACTTCGTGGCCTCGAACAACAAGACCATCGCATTGTTCGACGAGTGGTACGCGGCAAGTCACACATCGAAAGGCATGAAGGAACAGGATGTGCTCTATAGCATGAAATCTCAGGGAGCATTTCGACGGCTGGGAATGAAGGTTAGGTTCTTGGACACTGCATACTTCAGTGGATTCTGTCAAGACAGCAGGGATTCACGTAGGGTGACGACAGTGCACGCAAACTGCTGCCGAAGCATCAAAGCGAAGCTTACTGACCTGAAGAGAGTGCTTCAAGTGTGGAAGACGCATACCGGCACAAGCATCAGATGGCCTCCCCACACCGCTTGTGCTCACTCCTGGGGATAAAACTCTGTAAGAACAGATCAAGAAAGCAAGGTTTTGGTGGTGCATTTTGTTTCAGCTTGAAGCCTATGTAAATAATATTTAGACCATAAACTCACACATCACCATATACTTAATTCGATGTATATGCATGCAGCATGTTttcttcatgttataaatttagtATATAATTAGGATTCATACAATTTTAAGTAACCCAATCAAAGAATCTTTCATATTGGTAAAAGGTTCGATCATTGTAAACTACTACTCATCAATTCTTACGAGAAGCTTTCATGATTGAGCCTAACCAATATCATACTGAGACTGATGATCCATGCAATACATTTTAAATGGTTATAGGTTCTATTTTTGATGGTAATAGGTGTGGTTTCTCCTGCACAGAGTTAGTGCGTGAGACCGTTTCAGAGATTGGGCGTATTTATAGATGATGGTGGTGGAGACGGTTTCAACCGCCGCTGAAACCGTTCGTCTCAATCTCATGATTGCGGTTCGGTTCAGTTATCCGCTCGTCAGCCTCAACGATCCCCCGTGATAAGTTGAGCGAACGGGTTGGAGTTTGCAAGCCAAATGTAATAATTTGCGATAATCGAGTTTTCTGGCTGGTCGTAGCCGTCAATCCCATCAAACGCACAGTTATGATGATCCTGCACCGTTCAATCCCTTGCATACACTCCTCGGCACCTCTGATGCATTTAAACGATTGCGTGCTAACACCAAAAGAATGAAGTGCCACAGCATCGTCCTAGAAAAACTCGAAATCGAGATACTTCCCTCCGGACTTCACGTCCGCACCCACAACCCTTTTGCtgctggtggtagtaccgccgaaTCCATCGGCCGCGCCGAACTTTAGCGGCAGCTCAGCCTCGACCGGCCGCGGTACCTCCGGCGGGGTACTGCATCGAATCAGCGCCCAGTTCACGCCCTCGAAGAAGGGATGCTGCTTTATCTCCGTGGCTCCCCTCTTGACGCCCAGCCTTTGCTGCGGCTCTTTCACCAGAAGCCCTCTTATCAGATCTCTGCTAGCGTAGCTGGTCGATGGGGCCTCCGAGAAGCTGAGCTGCTGGCCGACCACGTTGAACAGCGTCGCGCGGTTGCCTGAGCCCTTGAACGGCGTCCGGCCATAAAGGAGCTCGTGCAGGAATATACCGAAGGTCCACCAGTCCACAGCACTTCCGTGGCCCTCGCCTTTGATGATTTCAGGGGCTAAGTACTCGTGCGTCCCGACGAAGGACATCGATCGAGCAGTTGTTGGCTCGACGACGAGCTCGGGCAGGGCGGCGGCCTGCTGCCTCGGCACCTCAGACCATGGTTTCCTCGTCTTCTTCTTGCTTCTCTGAGGGAAGAGTCTTGGCATGAAGCACGCGGGCTGGATGCAGACGGAGGAAGGCTCGATGCAGGCTGGTTGAACGCAAAATGCACCGGCTGCCCGTTTGGAAGGATCGGAATCGAGCGATGAGGTCTTGATGAGAGTTGGGGAGACGGCACACCTCAAAGAAAGATCAAAGTCGGAAAGCATTATGTGCCCGTCGTCACGAACAAGTACGTTTTCTGGTTTCAGATCTCTGTATACCACACCCAACATGTGTAAATACTCGAGAGCAAGTAGTACTTCCGCAGCATAAAATCTGTCCATTGATGAAAGAAAACATATCCAAAATGTCAATAATATGATACATGAGTCCAAACAAATATGTGTTAGTATGATTACAGCATCACCCCTTTCAGTAAGACTTCTATTCTCAGAAATGCTAAAGCACAACGATAGGGCTTAAAATAAAACTCAGAGGatctcaagtttattttttgtttagTAATACCATTTTGTTGaacatgaaatatatatatatatatatatattgaccaGAAAAAATTATAACAGTATCATATGCAATGATATTGTTCAAGATATATCAAGGATCCTTTTCAAAAGCTTTCTTTTCCTATGTAGCTCTCCTACAAATCTCGTGTGAGGATTCTAAGTATAATCTTCAAATGCAATACTAACTGACAATGGATACAATAGTGGAAAGAAGTCTAGCACAAGCGGATGCACAATCAAACATAGATGACAGTGTAGCCTAAAATACACGGCACTTTTCAACTGAAAAGTATAAAGCCCATGTAAGATTGTCTTAAGACTTTctattaggttttttttttttttactgcaaAAGCATGTACATAGTGGGGAACCAGAAAGCAAGTAGCGAGCCATTAGCATCAGGCTTGTAAGAGAATGACAAAACCCATTCGTTGATCACTTTCTTGTTGATCCAAGTTGTATCAGTTAAGTTCAGAAGAGATATATCTACCATCAGAACTACTATAATCTTAAAAGGATATCTTCAATTTCATGTATTACAACATAAAGAAACAATGAACATTGTCATATTTCTTAATTTTCACCTCAAATTCATACTGACGTTTTAAAATGAGGCAATATCAAGGCGGATTAGAAGAAGCCTTATTATCTTGGACAAGTGTCATGTATAATAACCCTAATTTGATCATATTAAATATGAATACTTGGTGCCAACTTGAGTTCAGATTCTAATAAGCCAGGTTGTTAAGTGTTCAACTTTGTTGAGCATGGGAGAGTTGATACTGTTCAGTCACTATCCTATTGTTATAGGTTCTATCAGAAACTGTCATTTTTCAGCAAAAGAATGTATAATTTGAATGATCCCCATTATTAGATGCCCTTATGCAGATCAAAATATTGTGAAGCAACTACCTCATAAGAGAACTGATTCATTGTGTTAAGATGTTTTAGTAAAAAACTTAGAATTACACAATAGAatctgcctttttttttttttttttgtcgaacTTATCAGTTTGACAATGACTATACTTCCTAACTTGTATAGAGCGCTTCTAAAAAAACTTGCACAAACATGGCAACCTCTGAAATTACTTCTATCATGATAAAGGCTTCGAGGAAAATCATGTCTAAAAAAGCATTAGTTTGTAATTTCTAGAACAGGTCATAGGCAAAATTAGTTTTTCAATCATTACAGAGGCAAGAAATAAGGTAATCTCACATAAAAAAATTGTATAAATCAAGAAGCATCAAAGTTAAATAAGAATGCCAGGGTGCAGGAACATGTGTAAAATGACAACTTTACATAAAGGATGTCATGTCatttaaacaaaagaaaaatacttaaaaCTATTGTTGCTTAGCACTGTTGTTTTTGTGTCATATGAAGAAAACTGAGGATCGAGTCATGTATATAGAAAGGGCATAAGCGAGTTATATTCAACTTACCAGAAAAACTAGTAATTAAACAATAGAACACTTaaagcaagaaaagaaaagatctcTGTTTTGTAATTTTTACCTTGCTGCATACTCAGAAAAGTGCTTCCCTGGCTGGCGTTGCCTCAATGTATGCAAATCACCACCAGGGCAAAATTCCATGACCAAGCATGAAAATCTATCAGTCTCAAAATGTGTATACAGAGTTGGTAAGAATGGGTGATCCAGAAGTTGAAGAATCTCCCTTTCCGTTTGGGCCCTGGTCAGCTTCTTCCTGCTTGCAAGAGAAGCCTTGTCCATCACCTTCATAGCAAAGTAGCACCTTGTGCCACTCAATTCTGAAAGATAAACACTACCAATATCACCACATCCAAGCCGTTTGAGCAGTCGAAAGTGACTCATACCCAGTATACCATCCCGAGCCCGAACCGCAAGAATAGCCTTCCATCTAGGGTCATTTCCCTTGTGAGGCTTGTTAGCACTTCCACTAAGATTACTCCAGCTGCTGTCATCACTAAGACCGCTGCTATCACTAGCTCTACTGTTGCTGGTTTTAGTGCTTTCAAGCGAGTCGAGTATCATACTTCCCTTAGCACTTCCGCAGGCCCCTCCCATGGTGCCATCACTAGTGACTCCTTCACTTCTATATGTGCTCGTGCAACTGTTTACAATGCTCATGGCAGTTACCACACCAGTGCTGTCAATGCTACTGTGAGGACTGACATTGCCGCTCGGGGGAAGGGAAGCATCCCAAACACACTCCTTTTCTTCAGAATCTGGTGCTAAATATGTTGCCTCCATTGTGTGTGATGCACGCGGAATAGAAAATGGAGAAGATACAGCACCTGGCTCGTTTGGCTCGACACTCTCACCTCTTGATGCAAGAGCTGTATTTGGCTTTGGTGCGGGAAGCTGTACAGAGAGATCTTCAGTGAAAGGACCTTTTACTGAGAGGCCTCTCATTAAGCAACGCGTATCAGACTTGTCTTGCTCTATCGCCACATATACCGTCGTCACGAGATCACTATCTACGGGCTCTGGAGGATGACTTGCCCCATTGAAAGAACTTCTGCCTTCTTCAAAGGAATCCATGCTCCTGAAGCTATCAACCTCAGGGGCTAATTCATTATGCTCTCCCAACATGTCTTTCCCTTTCAGTGAACTTACAAGTACAGGGGCATCCAAAATTTGAGATTTGAAAGAAGTGGGTGGACCTCGTTCACTTCTCAAGCTGCTTGTGTGCACACCCGGTCCCTTATCAAATGGAGGAAGCTGCGGGGACAACATCTTCAACTCAGGAATCTTATCCATCATAAGCGGACCTTATCGTCGCCTCTGTTCCAAACAATTATATGATCCCTTCAATACCACAAGTTGGGAACTTTTACTTCTATAGAGCAATCCAAATGAAAAAGACTTCGCTGCGAGATGGCATGTCCCGTCTTCTCCCTCCCAAACTATGAATCAAGAATACCCGTCTTTTTTATGCTACAATTGCTAGAGCAGGCGATTCAAGACTTGAAGCTGAACTGAGgactcccctttctcttctttccaGGAACCTAACATCCCCCAAAAAGAGCACTGATTAGAACAAACCGGAGCTGTTGATCTGCATCCCCAAATCAAAGCAGTACAGACAAGATCTTGCAGAAGGAGCTATTCCTGCAGATCACGATTCTACTTGGTACTGAATACCATCACTGGCCAAAAAAACAATGAAACCAAATAAAAAAAGCGTACGAAATCGTTCGTTCCAACCACTACAGTGGCGAACCACAACCTAACCAAACCTTTCAAATCTCAGTGCACCTTCTCTTTTCAAGtcaaaatagagagagaaagtcccAAATGAAAAAATCATGACGAttgcaagaaaaataaaaaggccTTAACCCGCACATTCGATCTTTACATAAACGCTTCGAGGAGTAGAAATCGTAACCCAGAAAAGAAAAACGAGAAGCGATCTACGTCACAGACCGGAACAGATTCAGGCGATCGCGCACCATCAAGAGGAGGCGGATCTAGTCCAGTGAAGGATTCAGAAAAGGGTTTCTTGAGCTCGATGTTAGGGTTTCCTTACCCTCTTCTCCGAGGAAAGCAAGAGAGAGAAACAGTGGCAGAGGCAGCAGTGGGAAGAACTGAAAAGAGCAGCAACGGATTTCTCTGTTTCCCCGTCCCGCTTTAACTTTAGCGTCCCGGCAGTGGGTCCCACCGCGATTACCCAATCGCGTGCGCTACCCGGTACGAGGCACCGGGTGGGAGAGCGGGCAATCAGGGTGGCCTGCGTCAACCAATCGACGACTTACATTACACGGTGGGTCGATCCGACGGCCAACGATAACCTGGCCGACGGGTGGGACCCGACTTGCTCCCTCGTCCGGCGACACCAACCCACCTGCCGCGTCGCCACCCGCACCAACGCGGACACCAACCCACGCGCGCGATCACCGTCCGACGTCCTTGACCGCGTCGGTTCTTGGTGAGATCTCGACCGCCCATCGTTCGTGGTGGGACCATCATGTCGGCTAATGATGCGACGTTATAGCAGTCATATAATTGTCCGCAGCGATCACAAAAAGTAATTATCAATTGAAATAAAAACATTACAACGATAATTGCATTTGTTTTTAGATGGACGGATAGAATGATTCGCGTAACCCAATGGGTCAATCTTGATCCGATCCGACCCGAATCCGAGAATGTAACACAATAAGAACATTACA
Coding sequences within:
- the LOC135582030 gene encoding serine/threonine-protein kinase D6PK-like, encoding MMDKIPELKMLSPQLPPFDKGPGVHTSSLRSERGPPTSFKSQILDAPVLVSSLKGKDMLGEHNELAPEVDSFRSMDSFEEGRSSFNGASHPPEPVDSDLVTTVYVAIEQDKSDTRCLMRGLSVKGPFTEDLSVQLPAPKPNTALASRGESVEPNEPGAVSSPFSIPRASHTMEATYLAPDSEEKECVWDASLPPSGNVSPHSSIDSTGVVTAMSIVNSCTSTYRSEGVTSDGTMGGACGSAKGSMILDSLESTKTSNSRASDSSGLSDDSSWSNLSGSANKPHKGNDPRWKAILAVRARDGILGMSHFRLLKRLGCGDIGSVYLSELSGTRCYFAMKVMDKASLASRKKLTRAQTEREILQLLDHPFLPTLYTHFETDRFSCLVMEFCPGGDLHTLRQRQPGKHFSEYAARFYAAEVLLALEYLHMLGVVYRDLKPENVLVRDDGHIMLSDFDLSLRCAVSPTLIKTSSLDSDPSKRAAGAFCVQPACIEPSSVCIQPACFMPRLFPQRSKKKTRKPWSEVPRQQAAALPELVVEPTTARSMSFVGTHEYLAPEIIKGEGHGSAVDWWTFGIFLHELLYGRTPFKGSGNRATLFNVVGQQLSFSEAPSTSYASRDLIRGLLVKEPQQRLGVKRGATEIKQHPFFEGVNWALIRCSTPPEVPRPVEAELPLKFGAADGFGGTTTSSKRVVGADVKSGGKYLDFEFF
- the LOC135672152 gene encoding uncharacterized protein LOC135672152, coding for MMLPPDQVSARAVGVVLGSLLILVFTYACLWPTEMSMSFFRSEQSSKVTCEIVAQEELERALQGASMMNRTLVISRVNKEQAEENGMLRLFLRSLQEGEGTEFLIKHILFVAVDEIAFDRCTILKLNCYRLPSMEPLNPSEELVLSGGLDMMWGTGLLLGEVLRHGYSFIFTDLDVMWLRNPFPMLSYAGEDMQIYNGEPNNSSHFFFGSGFYSVAANNRTIALFDQLYAARIDSKIMNGKDMLTFLLRSISRDAFQRLGLKVHVLDAVYFGGLSQEAIDITKVTTVHADCCPSEEAKLADLTALVDAWKTYHRKSNVTLLVRNACTQSMNVNEDELGRALQGASMANKTVIISVLNKAYVEENGMLDLFLRSLREGEDTGLLIKHLVLVAVDKTAFDRCRALGLHCFQLVTDGVDFSKEELYMSDDFIKMMWSRTLFLGNVLRRGYNFIFTDMDVMWLRNPFSQLHHQGEDLEISCDRYNGQPFDQSNSINTGFYFVASNNKTIALFDEWYAASHTSKGMKEQDVLYSMKSQGAFRRLGMKVRFLDTAYFSGFCQDSRDSRRVTTVHANCCRSIKAKLTDLKRVLQVWKTHTGTSIRWPPHTACAHSWG